A single Anopheles arabiensis isolate DONGOLA chromosome 2, AaraD3, whole genome shotgun sequence DNA region contains:
- the LOC120895253 gene encoding uncharacterized protein LOC120895253: MFERYLTALQYPRVGQLNIDDPKDFRCFMMWLEDQKIRFLPIEEREPLRKVNAPDEWNRAYEKYKKDIKVPEHLKSKQEQVTWLLLYAIRLEYTDNADQYRALTGARKLQQESQKTTVPEVQSANPFDSFDFTSADFEEGSWKLAERLGIAYHPDHLVSLRAAAKVISGAYNREALKERPITGQPFPIEQGSGMGLEADEELEQCARIMRLLQIQNIRTLQTTINETIVAVQNVTADPRTDTKLGKEFRSLISWLEDQKIRHYTIENREQLKQLGSVDVWDAAYDKYKTDVGLPYELATRQEQLTWLLLHAVRLEYSDNVDTYRPLSGARKAEAEQKKATAPEVKSTNPFDSLDFTNAQFEEGARKLADRLGIAYHPDHLVSLRAAGRVIHDCLNREALKEPLITGQPYVGVGAAAVGSNGTPAGKPPTPAPTEREVEKAAQILRLLQIRNMRSLQTTINETIVAVQNVTADPKTDSALGKVGV; the protein is encoded by the exons ATGTTCGAACGTTATCTCACAGCCCTTCAGTATCCTCGCGTAGGACAGCTAAATATCGATG ATCCGAAGGATTTCCGCTGCTTCATGATGTGGCTGGAGGATCAGAAGATTCGCTTCCTGCCGATCGAAGAGCGGGAACCGCTGCGGAAGGTAAACGCACCGGACGAGTGGAACCGGGCGTACGAAAAGTACAAGAAAGACATCAAGGTGCCGGAGCACCTGAAGTCGAAGCAGGAGCAGGTAAcgtggctgctgctgtacgcGATCCGGCTCGAGTACACGGACAACGCGGACCAGTACCGCGCGCTGACCGGTGCGCGCAAGCTGCAGCAAGAGTCGCAGAAAACGACCGTCCCGGAGGTACAGTCGGCGAACCCGTTCGACAGCTTTGACTTTACCAGCGCGGACTTTGAGGAGGGCTCGTGGAAGCTGGCCGAGCGGCTGGGAATCGCCTACCATCCGGATCATCTCGTGTCGCTGCGTGCGGCCGCCAAAGTTATCAGCGGTGCGTACAACAGGGAAGCGCTGAAGGAGCGTCCCATCACCGGGCAGCCGTTCCCGATCGAGCAGGGCAGCGGGATGGGCCTAGAAGCCGACGAGGAGCTGGAGCAGTGCGCAAGGATAATGCGCCTGCTGCAGATTCAAAACATTCGCACGCTGCAGACAACGATCAACGAAACGATCGTGGCGGTGCAGAATGTGACGGCCGATCCGCGCACCGACACGAAGCTGGGGAAG GAATTTCGCTCGCTGATCTCATGGCTGGAGGACCAGAAGATACGCCACTACACGATCGAAAACCGGGAGCAGCTGAAGCAGCTCGGCTCGGTTGACGTGTGGGACGCGGCGTACGACAAGTACAAGACCGATGTCGGTCTGCCGTACGAGCTGGCCACGCGCCAGGAGCAGCTGacctggctgctgctgcacgccgTCCGGCTCGAGTACTCGGACAACGTGGACACGTACCGGCCGCTGAGCGGGGCGCGCAAGGCGGAGGCCGAGCAGAAGAAAGCGACCGCGCCGGAGGTGAAGTCGACCAACCCGTTCGACAGTCTCGACTTCACCAACGCCCAGTTCGAGGAGGGTGCGCGCAAACTGGCCGACCGGCTCGGCATAGCCTACCATCCGGACCATCTGGTGTCGCTGCGGGCGGCCGGCCGCGTCATTCACGACTGTCTGAACCGGGAAGCGCTGAAGGAGCCGCTCATCACCGGGCAACCGTACGTTGGGGTTGGGGCCGCCGCCGTCGGCAGTAATGGAACGCCGGCTGGCAAACCGCCGACGCCCGCGCCCACCGAACGGGAGGTGGAAAAGGCCGCCCAGATACTGCGGTTGCTGCAGATACGGAACATGCGCTCGCTGCAGACGACGATAAACGAGACGATCGTGGCGGTGCAGAACGTGACCGCCGATCCGAAGACGGACTCGGCGCTGGGGAAGGTGGGCGTGTAG
- the LOC120895252 gene encoding uncharacterized protein LOC120895252 encodes MTDSVVSNRHKDCLPCRLVSGFGVIGMGVYIAVQAQKRTKPLGRFTMLGIAAVAGSIGIARLADVYPFGERVQK; translated from the exons ATGACCGATTCCGTTGTTTCCAACCGACACAAGGACTGTTTACCCTGTCGCCTAGTTAGCGGGTTCGGTGTAATCGGCATGGGCGTCTACATAGCAGTGCAGGCACAGAAAAGAACGAAACCTCTTGGCCGCTTCACAATGCTGGGCATTGCCGCCG TCGCCGGCAGTATAGGCATTGCACGCCTAGCCGATGTGTACCCTTTTGGCGAAAGAGTGCAAAAATAG
- the LOC120895250 gene encoding uncharacterized protein LOC120895250, whose protein sequence is MADRLTVSAALLWISCALLASVHGHGMALDPIARGSRWRCNPSALPNYTDNELFCGGFQVQWGTHNGKCGVCGDNYGDARPRLHELGGPFGPGDIVRQYVRGSVIEARIRLTANHRGYFYFDLCNLDVGGAEDEACFSQYPLSLADGSRNWVLPSTAVGEYRINLKLPDSLTCSHCIFRWTYVAGNNWGYCEDGSGRLGCGPQETFKTCSDVRIVASNDINPSFAYCTKAV, encoded by the exons atgGCAGACCGATTAACGGTTTCGGCTGCACTACTCTGGATCAGCTGTGCGCTTCTTGCCAGCGTCCATGGGCACGGTATGGCGCTGGACCCGATCGCACGAGGATCGCGGTGGCGCTGCAACCCATCCGCCCTGCCCAACTACACCGACAACGAGCTGTTCTGCGGTGGCTTCCAGGTGCAGTGGGGCACGCACAACGGCAAGTGCGGCGTGTGCGGGGACAACTACGGGGATGCACGGCCCCGTCTGCACGAGCTGGGCGGACCGTTCGGCCCGGGTGACATCGTGCGGCAGTACGTGCGGGGAAGCGTGATTGAGGCGCGCATTCGGCTGACGGCAAACCACCGTGGCTACTTTTACTTCGATCTGTGCAATTTGGATGTTGGTGGGGCAGAGGATGAGGCGTGCTTCAGCCAGTACCCGCTGTCGTTGGCTGATGGCAGCAGGAACTGGGTTCTGCCCTCCACGGCGGTGGGCGAGTATCGGATCAATCTGAAGCTGCCCGATTCGCTCACCTGCAGCCATTGCATCTTCCGCTGGACGTATGTCGCGG GTAACAACTGGGGCTACTGTGAGGATGGAAGTGGCCGGCTTGGCTGCGGACCGCAGGAAACGTTCAAGACGTGCTCGGACGTGCGGATAGTCGCTTCGAACGATATCAATCCCAGCTTTGCATACTGCACGAAAGCGGTTTAA